In Podospora pseudoanserina strain CBS 124.78 chromosome 5, whole genome shotgun sequence, a single window of DNA contains:
- the SLM5 gene encoding asparaginyl-tRNA synthetase (COG:J; EggNog:ENOG503NV9Y) gives MRPSVLGSAMRPSASPLVSRISMLSRPSHSSRRCLSHQATATPAPAPAPIPVQPARAISQLLKWKPEQNVDNVVVHGYVRSVRGLKAWRFVSLADGSSLDPLQAVIESGLAEGLTVGAAVRLTGSWVASPGAAQSHELQVREVKVLGSSDAKTFPIQKKYQTPEYLRTLPHLRPRTPLNALLLRLRSEAVTSLTQFFARQDFVQTHPPIITSSDCEGAGEVFTLNPANYTAGQPGKESADSQDSFFRSKKYLTVSTQLHLEALAQSVGNVWTLSPVFRAEQSDTSRHLSEFYMLEAEMSFVDDMNSVMDLAEDMMRQLGTDLYQSDTVKSLLTRTPHFGQDLAPAEEVDRRWQGLMQPDWPRITYTEAIDILKQHEDKFEHKPVWGAGLQSEHEKFIASTVGKDRPVFVTNYPRDIKAFYMRPTRGPGSEDPSRVTVDCFDLLVPELCEIAGGSMREHQLEPLLDIMTRQGIIKSPSETASEDDSGNGLQWYADLRRWGCPPHGGFGLGFDRLLSYLSGVQTVRDIVSFPRWYGRCDC, from the exons ATGCGGCCCTCCGTTCTGGGGTCTGCCATGCGGCCATCAGCAAGTCCCCTTGTCTCGCGTATCTCAATGCTCTCGCGCCCGAGTCACAGCTCCCGTCGATGTCTATCACACCAAGCAACcgcaacaccagcaccagcaccagcaccaataCCGGTACAGCCAGCCCGTGCCATCTCTCAGCTGCTCAAGTGGAAACCTGAGCAAAACGTTGACAATGTGGTTGTCCACGGCTATGTCCGGTCTGTCCGTGGCCTGAAAGCCTGGCGCTTTGTCTCGCTCGCCGATGGTTCCTCGCTGGATCCTCTGCAGGCCGTTATCGAGTCCGGTCTGGCTGAAGG CCTGACTGTCGGCGCGGCCGTCCGACTCACCGGCTCCTGGGTTGCTTCTCCTGGCGCCGCACAAAGCCACGAGTTGCAAGTCAGGGAGGTAAAGGTCTTGGGTTCTTCAGATGCCAAG ACATTTCCCATTCAAAAGAAATATCAGACACCCGAGTACCTTCGTACTTTGCCGCACTTGCGGCCGAGAACACCGCTCAATGCTCTCTTGCTGAGATTGCGGTCCGAAGCCGTAACTTCGTTGACTCAGTTCTTTGCTCGCCAGGATTTTGTACAGACACACCcgcccatcatcacatcGTCCGATTGTGAGGGTGCGGGCGAGGTCTTTACTCTGAACCCGGCCAATTACACGGCCGGCCAACCTGGCAAGGAGTCTGCTGATTCACAAGATTCTTTTTTCCGCTCCAAGAAGTACCTCACAGTTTCGACCCAACTTCATCTAGAGGCCCTTGCACAGTCAGTCGGCAATGTCTGGACCCTGTCCCCTGTATTCCGCGCCGAGCAGAGCGATACATCAAGACATCTCAGCGAGTTCTACATGCTTGAAGCAGAGATGAGCTTCGTCGACGACATGAACTCCGTCATGGACCTCGCTGAGGACATGATGCGTCAACTTGGCACGGATTTATACCAGTCAGACACAGTTAAATCTTTGCTGACACGGACACCCCATTTTGGCCAAGATCTGGCTCCGGCGGAAGAGGTTGACCGTCGTTGGCAGGGCCTGATGCAGCCAGACTGGCCCCGTATCACATACACGGAAGCTATTGACATTTTGAAGCAGCATGAAGACAAGTTCGAGCACAAGCCGGTTTGGGGTGCCGGCCTGCAGTCTGAGCATGAAAAGTTCATCGCTTCGACGGTTGGCAAGGACCGGCCGGTCTTTGTCACCAACTACCCCCGTGATATCAAGGCCTTCTACATGCGCCCAACCCGGGGTCCCGGCTCCGAAGATCCTTCCAGAGTCACAGTCGACTGTTTCGACTTGCTTGTTCCCGAACTCTGTGAAATTGCGGGTGGGTCAATGCGTGAGCACCAGTTGGAACCTCTGTTGGACATCATGACGCGTCAAGGGATCATCAAGTCTCCGTCAGAAACTGCATCCGAGGACGATTCTGGAAACGGCCTTCAGTGGTATGCCGACCTGCGTCGATGGGGATGCCCTCCCCACGGTGGGTTTGGCTTGGGCTTCGATCGGCTGCTGAGCTATCTGTCGGGGGTTCAAACGGTGCGAGACATTGTCTCATTCCCACGCTGGTATGGGCGATGCGACTGTTAA
- a CDS encoding hypothetical protein (EggNog:ENOG503P0Z9; COG:S) has product MPSSSSKSSKPKPSEVASETKKYYTPLIKHEYANRWQTCSYICRQPLIDIQFEDRPPSVTPPVFYVSTGDPVDMTINWQIQSGTSIPFICAANDRRPGGDWETGAVGYEERLCRRSTLAAALATPGQGSDLNDHYPIPICAGIMSQDVVVFRGPHDKYEKLPLEQWRSLPVVSVPPPRWPKLTQNGTKYSFADEREMVRDKLRGALRICAYYRYDTVVIGDFGLGNGYRNPPQELAELWREVFLYDPDLRGRIRCVMFVFEDPAQSTMQLILDEIAKKAKGGSSSKSKKGGSSSSNSNCPTDFQIFNQVFDTAEIQRVIARPDARYGLDNLLV; this is encoded by the exons atgccttcctccagctccaaatcctccaagcccaagccctccGAGGTTGCGTCGGAGACAAAAAAGTACTACACACCCTTGATCAAACACGAATACGCAAACCGATGGCAGACCTGTTCCTACATCTGCCGTCAGCCTCTGATAGATATCCAGTTCGAAGACAGGCCCCCTAGTGTGACACCCCCCGTCTTTT ACGTGTCCACGGGTGACCCGGTTGACATGACGATCAACTGGCAGATCCAATCGGGGACTTCTATCCCCTTCATTTGCGCGGCAAACGACAGGCGTCCCGGGGGCGACTGGGAGACCGGGGCGGTTGGCTACGAGGAACGCCTCTGCCGGCGAAGCACCCTTGCAGCGGCCTTGGCTACCCCAGGGCAGGGTTCTGACCTCAACGACCACtatcccatccccatctgTGCCGGGATCATGTCTCAGGATGTTG TCGTCTTCCGAGGGCCCCACGATAAGTACGAGAAGCTCCCGCTGGAGCAATGGCGATCTCTCCCGGTTGTCTCCGTCCCACCACCGCGGTGGCCCAAACTGACGCAGAACGGCACAAAATACTCGTTTGCCGACGAACGGGAGATGGTCAGGGACAAGCTTCGGGGTGCTCTTCGAATCTGCGCCTATTATCGCTATGACACCGTCGTGATTGGAGACTTTGGGTTGGGCAATGGCTACCGGAACCCACCACAAGAGCTAGCGGAGCTCTGGCGGGAAGTGTTCCTCTACGACCCCGACCTCCGAGGCCGTATCCGATGCGTCATGTTTGTCTTTGAAGATCCCGCTCAAAGCACCATGcagctcatcctcgacgagattgccaagaaggccaaggggGGTTCATCCAGCAAGTCGAAGAAGGGCGGCTCCAGTTCTTCCAACAGCAATTGCCCCACCGACTTTCAGATATTCAACCAAGTATTCGACACTGCCGAGATCCAGAGAGTAATCGCAAGGCCGGATGCGAGATATGGGTTAGACAATCTTCTTGTCTAA
- a CDS encoding hypothetical protein (EggNog:ENOG503NXAZ; BUSCO:EOG09260MBW; COG:A), translated as MFSFCPLQGALSESTASQSLLELDGGVKILVDVGWDETFAVEKLRELEKQVPTLSFILLTHATVAHIGAYAHCCKHIPLFSTIPAYATRPVIDLGRTLTQDLYASTPLAATTIPTSSLAEVAYASSQAPSLNPNLLLQPPSPEEITRYFANIQAVQYSQPQQPRSSPFSPDITNLTVTAYNSGRTLGGAIWHIQHGLESIVYAVDWNQGKENVFSGAAWLSGGHGGGGSTEVIEQLRKPTALVCSSRTPDATLSRAKRDEQLLESIKLCIARGGTVLIPVDSSARVLELSYLLEHAWRNEVDNNNNNNETFRNAQLYLAGHNIGSTLKHARSLFEWMDDKIVREFEAAAGGKESHSRGQRGGHHHDHKVAGPFDFKHLRLLERKGQVSWVLKQALEDLEPKGRVILATDSSLEWGFSKEVLKSIAGDARNLVLLTEKPALNENRPSIARTLWEWWKERKDGVATEQTTSGETFEQVYAGGRELEIADASKQALEGNDLSVYQQWLATKQQLQATSHGGSGMTWEAWTDLNDALSDTSTESEESETEQQGKALNISANIKQASRKKVVLNDEDLGVNILIKKRGVYDYEVRGKKGREAMFPAVAQRRRHDEFGDLIRPEDYLRAEEREVADRQETDPAKTKQEDSLGKKRSLIAVNAANKATANSKREKQPARAHSDEPDDASATGAPGNGPQTEEVDELDEEEDAPVLGPAKLVMTTHKMSVNLRIAFVDFSGLHDKRSLHMLIPLIQPRRLVLVAGTEQESQALAADCKKLLSAQLAANSSNESATVDVFTPPVGTFVNASVDTNAWVVKLSDYLAKKLKWQDVNGLGIATITGVLLPGGGFIPSDDPNDEGNKRQKTEEGGSPSSSMALTTVNNDANPRTLPTVDVLPVNLAATATVKAASQPLHAGDLRLADLRRAMLHAGHKAEFRGEGTLLIDETVAVRKSAAGRIELESVALPFAVGPGGGRSLMGGWWGGEGDVLCGEGEDL; from the exons ATGTTTAGCTTCTGCCCATTACAAGGTGCCCTCTCCGAGTCCACAGCATCACAGTCGCTACTCGAACTCGATGGGGGTGTCAAGATCTTGGTGGATGTCGGCTGGGACGAGACCTTTGCTGTTGAAAAGCTCAGGGAACTAGAAAA ACAAGTCCCGACTCTATCATTCATCCTCCTGACCCATGCGACTGTCGCCCACATCGGAGCCTATGCGCACTGCTGCAAACATATCCCCCTGTTCTCAACCATCCCCGCCTATGCGACACGCCCAGTCATTGATCTCGGCCGTACCCTGACACAAGATCTCTATGCCTCCACCCCATTAGCTGCGACGACAATACCAACGTCCTCACTCGCCGAAGTGGCCTACGCATCATCCCAGGCCCCATCACTGAACCCCAACCTGCTGCTTCAGCCACCATCCCCCGAGGAGATCACACGATACTTTGCTAATATTCAGGCCGTACAATactcacaaccacaacagccTCGATCCTCGCCATTCTCCCCAGATATCACCAACTTGACAGTCACAGCTTACAATTCGGGACGGACACTCGGTGGAGCCATCTGGCACATTCAGCACGGGCTCGAATCTATTGTCTACGCCGTCGACTGGAACCAAGGCAAGGAAAATGTCTTTTCAGGTGCCGCTTGGCTGAGCGGTGGACATGGCGGGGGAGGCAGCACCGAGGTCATCGAACAACTCCGAAAACCAACAGCTCTGGTGTGCAGCAGTCGAACACCTGACGCCACCCTCTCTCGGGCGAAGCGTGATGAGCAACTCTTGGAATCGATCAAGCTCTGTATTGCGCGAGGAGGGACAGTCTTGATACCGGTCGATTCAAGTGCCAGAGTCTTGGAGCTTTCATATCTTCTAGAGCACGCCTGGAGGAACGAggtggacaacaacaacaacaataacgAAACATTCAGAAATGCGCAGCTGTATCTGGCCGGTCACAACATCGGCAGTACTCTGAAGCACGCCAGGAGCTTGTTCGAGTGGATGGACGACAAGATTGTGAGGGAGTTTGAAGCCGCGGCTGGTGGCAAGGAAAGCCACAGCAGGGGCCAGAGGGGCGGACATCATCACGACCATAAGGTGGCCGGACCGTTCGACTTTAAGCACCTGCGGCTGCTAGAGAGAAAGGGACAGGTTTCGTGGGTTCTCAAGCAAGCACTGGAGGATCTTGAACCAAAAGGCCGGGTTATTCTAGCTACAGATTCCAGCCTCGAGTGGGGCTTCTCGAAGGAGGTTCTCAAGTCCATTGCCGGTGACGCAAGGAATCTTGTTCTTCTAACCGAAAAGCCAGCACTGAACGAGAACAGGCCATCGATCGCCAGGACACTCTGGGAGtggtggaaggagagaaaggaCGGTGTAGCAACAGAGCAGACCACCAGTGGCGAGACCTTTGAACAGGTCTACGCCGGTGGGCGAGAACTAGAGATTGCTGATGCGTCAAAACAGGCGCTGGAAGGTAACGATCTCAGTGTTTACCAACAGTGGCTTGCGACAAAACAACAACTGCAAGCCACCTCACATGGCGGAAGTGGAATGACTTGGGAAGCCTGGACCGACTTGAACGATGCTCTCTCCGACACGTCCACCGAGTCTGAGGAGTCGGAAACGGAACAACAGGGCAAAGCACTCAATATTTCTGCCAACATCAAACAAGCCAGCCGAAAGAAGGTCGTCCTAAACGACGAAGACTTGGGtgtcaacatcctcatcaagaagCGGGGTGTGTATGACTACGAAGTCAGGGGTAAAAAGGGGCGAGAAGCCATGTTCCCAGCAGTAGCCCAACGAAGACGTCACGATGAGTTTGGCGACCTCATCCGACCAGAAGACTACCTCCGCGCCGAAGAGCGAGAAGTAGCCGACAGGCAAGAAACCGACCCAGCCAAGACCAAACAAGAAGACAGCTTGGGCAAAAAGCGAAGTCTCATTGCCGTCAACGCCGCCAACAAGGCCACGGCGAACAGCAAACGGGAAAAGCAACCCGCCCGTGCCCACTCGGACGAGCCAGACGATGCCAGCGCCACTGGCGCCCCAGGAAATGGTCCGCAGACGGAAGAAGTAGACGAActggacgaggaagaagacgccCCCGTCCTCGGACCTGCCAAGCTCGTCATGACCACTCACAAGATGAGCGTCAACCTCCGCATCGCGTTTGTCGACTTTTCCGGTCTGCACGATAAACGCTCGCTGCATATGCTCATCCCACTCATCCAACCCCGTCGGTTGGTTCTCGTCGCGGGAACGGAGCAGGAATCACAGGCTCTTGCGGCTGACTGCAAGAAGTTGCTTTCTGCGCAGCTGGCGGCTAACTCGTCCAATGAATCGGCGACGGTAGATGTGTTTACACCCCCGGTGGGGACGTTTGTGAATGCCTCGGTGGACACGAACGCCTGGGTGGTGAAGCTCTCGGATTAtctggccaagaagctcaaatGGCAGGATGTTAATGGGTTGGGCATTGCTACTATCACGGGTGTGCTACTTCCCGGAGGGGGGTTTATTCCCTCGGACGACCCCAACGATGAGGGGAATAAACGGCAGAAGACGGAAGAAGGGGGGTCGCCTTCTTCGAGTATGGCGTTGACCACGGTCAATAATGATGCCAACCCGCGCACCCTCCCTACGGTGGATGTGCTACCAGTTAACCTGGCGGCCACGGCTACGGTGAAGGCGGCTTCGCAACCGCTTCATGCGGGGGATCTGAGGCTGGCGGATCTGAGGAGGGCGATGTTGCATGCTGGGCACAAGGCGGAGTttaggggggaggggacacTGTTGATTGACGAGACGGTTGCGGTTAGGAAGAGTGCTGCTGGGAGGATAGAGTTGGAGAGCGTGGCGTTGCCGTTTGCGGTTGGGCCTGGGGGTGGAAGGAGtttgatgggggggtggtgggggggggagggggacgtTTTATgcggtgagggagaagatttATGA